The Glutamicibacter mishrai DNA window CACCGCCGTCCTGAAGCTTTCGGCTCCAGATAACGCGCTGCTCGAATCGCTGTCCATGCCATGGACCGCCATCGAATCCCCCAAGGCCCTGGAACGCGACCAGGCCACAAACTGCGCCGGCCCGGTGGGCACCGGCCCTTTTAAGGTCAAGTCGTGGGAGCACCAGAAGGCCGTGAACCTGGTACGCAACGAAGACTACGTCTTGCCGGTCGCCAATGGCGAACGCGCCAGCAGCACCGCCTACCTTGATGGCATCACCTGGCGATTCATCCCCGAAGCCGCCACCCGCTATGCAGCCCTGCAGTCCGGCGAAGTCGATGTCATCGACAACGCCCAGCCGGACACCATCTCATCGGCTGCCAACGCCGGACTGGGACACCTCGATGCCCCGCGTCCAGGCTCCTCGAACCGCATTGAGCTCAACAGCTCCAAGGTGCCGTTCAACGATGTGAAGGTGCGTGAAGCCTTCATCCGCGCTGTCGACGCCAATACCGGCGTATCCGCGCTGTTCTTCGGCACCGCCAAGCGCAGCAACTCGCTGCTCTCGTCGGTGGAGCCACTGGCCTACTCGGATGAATCGCTGTTCACCACCGACACCGCCAAGGCCAACCAGCTGCTTGATGAAGCCGGCTGGAGCGAACGCGATGCCGAGGGCTACCGCGTGAAGGACGGCAAGCGCCTGAGCCTGCGCTTCCCGGTCTCCACCAACCAGTCGGTTCCGGCTGAGCAATCGCTCTTCGAGCAGTTCCAGGCCCAAGCCAAGGCCGTAGGCTTTGAAGTGAAGATCGACCTGCTGGATCTCTCCAGCTGGTACGGCGCGCTGGCCAAGCACGAGTACAACCTGGTTTCCGCGCCATACACCAAGGTCGGGCCTTCGGTGCTGCGCGTGCTCTACCACTCCGACTCCACGGTTCCTGCACCTTCGGGCTACTTTGCCAACAACGCCCAGGTGAAGAACGAGAAGCTCGACAAGTTGCTCACCGAAGCCGAAGAGACCGAAGACGAGGCACAGCGCGCCTCGCTCTACGAGCAGGCGCAGAAGATCGTGCTGGAAGGCTACTACGTGCTGCCGCTGTACGATCAGCAGAACCACTTCCTGTACGGCAAGAATGTGCACGGCATCGGCACCACCACCGCGGTTTCCTCCCCGGTTTATTTCGATACCTTCCTGGATCAGTAGCCTTTGATGTGCACAATCGCTTGGGCTGGGCGCAAGGTCGGTGGAGCACTGGTGGTGTTATGGCTGGTGGCAACCGCCATCTTCATCGCCATCCGGCTGATTCCCGGTGACCCAGCCGAAGCGATCATGGGCGGCCCGGGCTCGCAGGCATCCGCCGAAGCCCTGGCCGCCGCCCGTGCCGAGTATGCTCTGGACCAGCCGGTCCTCGCCCAGTACGTGTTGTATCTGGGCAAGCTGATCACACTGGATTTCGGAACCTCTTATTCCCTGAAGCAGCCGGTCACCCAGGTCATGGGCGAGGTCCTGCCCAATACCTTGTGGCTCTCGCTGCTGGCTTTGGCTGCTGCCTGGCTGATGGCGCTGTGCTTTGCTGCCGCTGCCACCCGTTCCAACCGCTTTGGCAGCTGGCTGGGCAATCTCTTGGAAATCATCGCCGCCGCTGTCCCGCATTTCTGGCTCGGAGCGGTGCTGATCATGCTCTTCTCCTCGGCGCTGGGCTGGCTGCCTGCGGTAGACAACGGCTCCGCCCAAGGCTTGGTCCTTCCGGTCTTGACCCTGGCCTTGCCGCTGGCGGGATTCCTCACCCAGCTGATGCGCGATTCCCTCGCCGAGGCAATGGGAAGCCAGTTCGCCCTGGCTGCCCGGGCCCGCGGCGAGAGCCGGCTCAAGCTCTTCTGGCGCCACGGGCTGCGCCACGCGGCGCTGCCTGCCCTGAGCCTGACCGGGTGGGCCTTCTCCTCACTCCTATCCGGAGCAGTGGTCGTTGAAGCGATCTTCGCCCGCCCCGGCCTTGGCCGGTCCCTGCTCTCCGCAGTCCTGGCCCGCGACATCCCGATGGTTACCGGCATCGCCCTGTTCTCCGCACTGGTCTACATCCTGGTGATGGCCCTGGCTGAGGGGCTGGAGCGGATCATCAACCCGGCAGGTGATCAGCGATGAGCCGCACCGCAAAGATCCTCTCTGTCCTCGTGGTCGCACTGTGGCTGCTGATGGCCGTGGCTCCTTCGCTTCTGGCTCCCTCGGATCCGCTAGCCATCAATCCCACCCAGGCCTTCCAGAAGCCTGGTCTGGCGCACTTCTTCGGAACCGATGAGTCGGGGCGGGATATCTACACCCGCGTCATCCACGGCGCCGGGGACTCGTTGTCCATCGGCCTGGCCGCCACCGCCCTGGGCATGGGTCTGGCCATCATCTTGGGCACGATTGCCGCACTATCTCCCCGGTGGCTCGATGAGATCATCCTTCGCGTGCTCGAAGCGCTCTACGCGATTCCTTCGCTGCTGATGGCCTTGCTGATCATCGCTTTCACCGGTCCAGGCGTTGGCCCGGCCATTGTCGCAGTGGGGCTCTCCACGGCCCCCGGGTACGCGCGACTGGTGCGCAGCCAAATCCGCAGCCTGAAGAATTCCGAGATGCTGGAAGCTGCCACGGTGCTTGGGCGCGGCACCTGGCTCAAGGTAAAGAACCACTTGATTCCCAATGCGCTCAAGCCGCTGCTGGCACTGGTCACGTTAGGCATCGGGCAAGCCGTGATCTGGGCTGCCGCATTATCCTTCCTCGGGTTGGGAACTCCACCTCCGGCTCCGGAATGGGGTGCGATGCTCTCGGCTGGGCGCACCTACCTGCATCTGGCATGGTGGATGAGCCTGTTCCCTGGTTTGGCCATCGTGGCTGTCGCAGTCTCTGCCACCGTGATCGGCCGTGCCCTGGGCGGAAAGGTGAAGTCGCTATGAGCGAGAAGACGCTCATTACCGTTAAGGATCTTTCGGTGAGCTTCGAAGGATCGCCAGCGGTCAAGAACATTTCATTCACGCTCAGCGCCGGCCGCGTTCTGGCATTGGTGGGCGAATCCGGGTCAGGGAAATCCGTGACCGCTCGCAGCCTCCTGGGCCTGTCCGGCGGAACTGTCAACGCCAGCGAACTGGGCATTTGCGGCCAGGATGCGTTGGGCTTCAATGACCGGGCGTGGCAGAAGATCCGCGGCAATTCTATTTCCATGATTTTGCAGGATGCCTTGATGGCCCTGGATCCCCTGCGCCCGGTGGGACGAGAAATCGCTGACGGGCTCAAAGAACATAGCTTACTGTCCCGATCAGAGCGCAAGCAGCGCGTCCACGAAGTTTTGGAATCGGTGCGCATGCCCCACCCCGAACTGCGCGCCAAGCAGCGTTCCACCGAGCTGTCCGGCGGCATGCGCCAACGCGCGCTCATCGCCCAGGCCCTGGCCGGCAACCCCCAAGTGGTAATTGCCGACGAAGCGACCACGGCCTTGGACTCGCAACTCACCGCACTGGTTCTCTCGCAGCTGCGGGAGTTGAAGGATCAAGGCCGGGGCGTGCTGATGATCAGCCACGATCTGGCGCAGGTAGCCCACCTTGCCGATGACATCGCGGTAATGCGCCAGGGCGAAATCGTTGAGGCAGGTCCCGCTGCACAAGTCCTGAACCACCCGCAGCATGACTACACCCGCAAGCTCCTGAGGGCGGTGCCATCCGGCGTCCCTCGCTTTACGTCGCTCTCGGCAACGAGCTCGCCGCTGCCAGCAGCTCCAGTAACGGATCTCCCCACTGCTCCCCTGGCTCTGTCGGCTACTGGCCTGTCGAAAAGCTTCGGCAAACAGATGGCTGTGGACACGGTGAGTTTCGAGTTGCCGCAGGGAAAAACCCTGGGCATCGTGGGTGAATCCGGTTCCGGGAAGACCACTACAGCGCGCATGGTGCTCGGTTTGCAGAAACCGGATTCGGGAACCGTTGACCTGCTCGGCGAGTGCTTTACGCCCACGACCGAATCGGAGCGCCGAAAGCTGCGCGAGCAGATGGGTGCGATC harbors:
- a CDS encoding ABC transporter permease — encoded protein: MSRTAKILSVLVVALWLLMAVAPSLLAPSDPLAINPTQAFQKPGLAHFFGTDESGRDIYTRVIHGAGDSLSIGLAATALGMGLAIILGTIAALSPRWLDEIILRVLEALYAIPSLLMALLIIAFTGPGVGPAIVAVGLSTAPGYARLVRSQIRSLKNSEMLEAATVLGRGTWLKVKNHLIPNALKPLLALVTLGIGQAVIWAAALSFLGLGTPPPAPEWGAMLSAGRTYLHLAWWMSLFPGLAIVAVAVSATVIGRALGGKVKSL
- a CDS encoding dipeptide ABC transporter ATP-binding protein; the encoded protein is MSEKTLITVKDLSVSFEGSPAVKNISFTLSAGRVLALVGESGSGKSVTARSLLGLSGGTVNASELGICGQDALGFNDRAWQKIRGNSISMILQDALMALDPLRPVGREIADGLKEHSLLSRSERKQRVHEVLESVRMPHPELRAKQRSTELSGGMRQRALIAQALAGNPQVVIADEATTALDSQLTALVLSQLRELKDQGRGVLMISHDLAQVAHLADDIAVMRQGEIVEAGPAAQVLNHPQHDYTRKLLRAVPSGVPRFTSLSATSSPLPAAPVTDLPTAPLALSATGLSKSFGKQMAVDTVSFELPQGKTLGIVGESGSGKTTTARMVLGLQKPDSGTVDLLGECFTPTTESERRKLREQMGAIYQNPLGSFDPRYSVGQLLADALSRGKTKRVESYRQEVTQLQEQVELSSDLLSCSPRELSGGQRQRLAIARALAPKPSVLVLDEPVSALDVSIQATVLDLLDRIQLETGTSYLFISHDLSVIEHMSDSVAVMHQGKIIEQGDTATIFTAPQQEYTQQLLSAMPRLR
- a CDS encoding ABC transporter permease, which gives rise to MCTIAWAGRKVGGALVVLWLVATAIFIAIRLIPGDPAEAIMGGPGSQASAEALAAARAEYALDQPVLAQYVLYLGKLITLDFGTSYSLKQPVTQVMGEVLPNTLWLSLLALAAAWLMALCFAAAATRSNRFGSWLGNLLEIIAAAVPHFWLGAVLIMLFSSALGWLPAVDNGSAQGLVLPVLTLALPLAGFLTQLMRDSLAEAMGSQFALAARARGESRLKLFWRHGLRHAALPALSLTGWAFSSLLSGAVVVEAIFARPGLGRSLLSAVLARDIPMVTGIALFSALVYILVMALAEGLERIINPAGDQR
- a CDS encoding ABC transporter substrate-binding protein, with amino-acid sequence MQRNSRSSRILAGALALPIIGALIAGCSSTGSTDSTAQSKEPVTGGTMVYASGDAEPSCLDPHVGGNYPQALVASQYLESLFTKDANGQIIPWLAESTEVSKDGLTRTIKLRDGITFTDGTKLTAEAIKANIKHLKDPNTASSTGYLAVGKVVSIDVKDELTAVLKLSAPDNALLESLSMPWTAIESPKALERDQATNCAGPVGTGPFKVKSWEHQKAVNLVRNEDYVLPVANGERASSTAYLDGITWRFIPEAATRYAALQSGEVDVIDNAQPDTISSAANAGLGHLDAPRPGSSNRIELNSSKVPFNDVKVREAFIRAVDANTGVSALFFGTAKRSNSLLSSVEPLAYSDESLFTTDTAKANQLLDEAGWSERDAEGYRVKDGKRLSLRFPVSTNQSVPAEQSLFEQFQAQAKAVGFEVKIDLLDLSSWYGALAKHEYNLVSAPYTKVGPSVLRVLYHSDSTVPAPSGYFANNAQVKNEKLDKLLTEAEETEDEAQRASLYEQAQKIVLEGYYVLPLYDQQNHFLYGKNVHGIGTTTAVSSPVYFDTFLDQ